The Changchengzhania lutea genomic sequence AAAAGAGCTGATTTTTACAACTTAGCCTTTAAAATTCATCCTTCTGTTTATATTCAGAATGTTAAAGTTATTGACCAGTCAAAAGGCAAAAAAGTTGTTAAAGCTATTTTCCAAAATACACAGTCATTTCGTCAGTTGAATAAGATGCATAACCATCTAAAGGATGTTCAGTTTATAGAAGTACGTCTAACAACACCAAGTGATCTAAACAATGTATTAAACGTTTCAAATTTGGAGGTCTTTAATCAGCTTAAGTATATCATAATAAAAAGCCCTTTTTCATTAGATAATGAGAAAGTAAGCAAGTTTATAAAGACGGCACCTAATTCAAATATTAGGGTTTTTTATAAAAATGATGATCCATCTTAATAAAAGTATAAGGTGAATTTAAAACATAATATAATGGGAAAACATTACAATAACAAAACTCTACCAATTAGCGTATCAAGACTGTTGATGCTTCTTGTAACTTTGATGATCACTTCTCTAGGTTTTAGTCAAGTACGAGTAGATTTTGAACCCAGGACATCCTCCAATACACCTTCGCAAGAGGTTTATAATATTAAAGGCGATTTTACCATGATGGGGAATACCAATTTATCATTGGTTACCTATGGTAATAACACCAACAATAATAATGACATGGTTTATGTGGATGTTGATGGCGATACAAGTACCTGGAACTCTTCATCATCAACCTTAACCTTATCTACAGAGAATGGTGCGCTCCCAGAATGCTCAAATATTATTTATGCGGGTTTATATTGGACCGGACGCGCTGGTGCTGATGAGGTTTTTACAGTAACTAAGGATGGTGGTACAAAGACTTTTGATAAACGCAAAGTAAAAATAAAAGGCCCAACATCTGGAAGCTATACAGAAGTTATAGCCAGCGGTATCTATTACCCTTCGGGAACTGATTTCGATTTATATTCGGCTTATGCCGAAGTAACCGATTATGTTATTGCTAATAATGGTATTGGTGAATATTTTGTAGCCGATATTGCCGCCTTGGAAGGCAACCCAGATAATACCGGTTATTACGGCGGTTGGGGTATGGTCGTGGTTTATGAAAACTCTAAAATGAGATATAGAGATGTGACGGTGTTTGATGGACATGCCTTTGTTGATGCTGGTATTTATAATTATCAATTTGATGTAGATGGTTTTCAGGCCATTCAAAACGGTGACGTGAACATTAAACTAGGTGTCATGGCTGGTGAAGGCGACGTGAATGTTGCTGGAGATTATTTCGAAATTCAACGTCAAGTGGATAGCCAGTTTCAACAATTGAGTCACAGCGGAAATAGCGCCACTAACTTTTTTAATTCATCGATTGTCACTGGGGGAAACCCTAGAAACCCAAATCTTCAAAATAATACAGGGGTTGATATTGCCATGTTTGATGTGCCTAATACTAACAATGATATTATAGATAACAACCAAACGGCAACCACATTTAGATATGGATCCACAAGAGATACATATATCATTTTTAATGTCACTTTTTCTGTTGATGCCTATGTTCCAGAATCGGAAGGCGTTTTAACTACGACTTCAATAAACGGCGTCCCTTTTGATCCCAATGTACCCACAACGCCATTAGAGCCAGGACAAGATGCAGACTATGGTATTGAAATTAGAAATACGGGTACAGAAGCTACAAATAATACGATAATAACTATTCCGTTAACAGAAGCTGTTAACCCTGGTAACTTAAATATTGATTCTAATGTGTACTTTACCCCAACGGTTGCTATTCCAGATCCATTTTTTGATGAGAGCGTAGGACCTTATGGTGCTATCATTTGGGATTTAGGGACACTTCCTGTACCTGATAATCCAGATTTTGTACTTGCAGACATTAGCTTTAGGTTTACTGTTACTACAGATTGTGCTATTCTAAAAAACCCATCATTTGACTCCACGATGTCCGTTGAGGGATCTATCAGCGGTGTTGGAGCAATATCCAATGTGGTTTTTAATACGCCATTAATACAAGGCTATGAAACAACAGGCGTTTGTGTTGGAGAGCCCATTCCAACACCTAGCATCATACCAATTGATTATGCGAATTATGTTAATGAACCGCCAACGGCTAGCGACCCAGATCCTATAAATGTACAATGTGCCGCAGAAATTCCTGAACCTGATGTCAACGTAGTAACAGATGAAGCTGATAACTCAGGTATTCTTCCTGTTGTGGAGTATGTTTCTGATGATTCAGATGGTAATACATGTCCTGAAATTATTACTAGAACCTATAGTGTCACAGACGATTGTGGAAATTCCATAGAAGTAAAACAAATTATCACAATATCAGATGATATCGCTCCAGTAATTACTTCAGCCGCTAACAGTCTAAACGCAACACTTGAATGTAGTGATGCCGATGGTATTGCTGCTGCTTTAGCACTTTCACCTACAGCGACCGATAATTGCTCGGATACAGTGAATATCGTTTTAGTAAGCGACAATATCGATATGGATGCTACTTGTCCCAATACTTACGTACAAACGCGTACTTGGAACTTTACAGATGGCTGTAATAATGTCAGTGATAATTTTGTGCAAATCATTACTATCGTAGACAATACGGCACCAGTTGTAGTTACTACTGTTGGTAGCTTAAACGCAACACTTGAGTGTAGTGATGCCGATGGTATTGCTGCTGCTTTAGCGCTTTCACCTACAGCTTCTGATGACTGTAGTACGCCTAATTTAGTTTTGATAAGTAACGAAACCGTAATTGATCTAACATGCCCCAATGCTTACGTACAAACACGCATTTGGAACTTTACAGATGGCTGTAATAATACCAGTGAAGACTTTGTGCAGACCATTACCGTAGTAGACAGCACACCTCCTGAAATCGATATTACCAATAAGGAAAACATAGAAATCGAATGTGGTGTAGGTGATACTCAAACCGCATTGACTGCATGGTTGACTTCTAATGCGGGAGCTACGGCCACCGACAACTGTGGTGATGTCACCTGGAGCAACAACTACGGAGCCGACAATACCGTCCAATGTAACGATGGCGCCATTACCGTAACCTTCACGGCAGTAGATGCCTGTAACAATGCAAGCACAACTACCGCGACATATTTGATAAAAGATGGAACGGCACCTATAATTAGCAATACTGCTGGAGATTTAGATACAACACTTGAGTGTAGTGATGCCGATGGTATTGCTGCTGCTTTAGCGCTTTCACCTACAGCTTCTGATGACTGTAGTACGGCTAATTTAGTTTTGATAAGTAACGAAACCGTAATTGATCTAACATGCCCCAATGCTTACGTACAAACACGCATTTGGAACTTTACAGATGGCTGTAATAATACCAGTGAAGACTTTGTGCAGACCATTACCGTAGTAGACAGCACACCTCCTGAAATCGATATTACCAATAAGGAAAACATAGAAATCGAATGTGGTGTAGGTGATACTCAAACCGCATTGACTGCATGGTTGACTTCTAATGCGGGAGCTACGGCCACCGACAACTGTGGTGATGTCACCTGGAGCAACAACTACGGAGCCGACAATACCGTCCAATGTAACGATGGCGCCATTACCGTAACCTTCACGGCAGTAGATGCCTGTAACAATGCAAGCACAACTACCGCGACATATTTGATAAAAGATGGAACGGCACCTATAATTAGCAATACTGCTGGAGATTTAGATACAACACTTGAGTGTAGTGATGCCGATGGTATTGCTGCTGCTTTAGCGCTTTCACCTACAGCTTCTGATGACTGTAGTACGGCTAATTTAGTTTTGATAAGTAACGAAACCGTAATTGATCTAACATGCCCCAATGCTTACGTACAAACACGCATTTGGAACTTTACAGATGGCTGTAATAATACCAGTGAAGACTTTGTGCAGACCATTACCGTAGTAGACAGCACACCTCCTGAAATTGATATTACCAATAAGGAAAACATAGAAATCGAATGTGGTGTAGGTGATACTCAAACCGCATTGACTGCATGGTTGACTTCTAATGCGGGAGCTACGGCCACCGACAACTGTGGTGATGTCACCTGGAGCAACAACTACGGAGCCGACAATACCGTCCAATGTAACGATGGCGCCATTACCGTAACCTTCACGGCAGTAGATGCCTGTAATAATGCAAGCACAACTACCGCGACATATTTGATAAAAGATGGAACGGCACCTATAATTAGCAATACTGCTGGAGATTTAGATACAACACTTGAGTGTAGTGATGCCGATGGTATTGCTGCTGCTTTAGCGCTTTCACCTACAGCTTCTGATGACTGTAGTACGCCTAATTTAGTTTTGATAAATAATGAAACAGCAAACGACACTGAATGTCCCAATGCTTACGTACAAACACGCATTTGGAACTTTGTTGACGCCTGTGGAAATCTAAGCGATACCTTTACGCAAACCATTACAGTTGTAGATACTACGCCTCCTACAGTGGTATTTCCATCGAATGTTACGGCTGAGTGTAGTGACGATTTATCACCTATAGCTTTTGGTACAGCAACTGCAACCGATAATTGTGATGACAACCCAGAAATCACATTCAGTGATGTTACTACCGATGGATCATGTCCTGGGAGTTTCACAATAACAAGAACTTGGGTAGTTACGGACGCTTGCGGTATTACAACTACAGCTGATCAAATTATATCCACTTCGGATACGACTGCTCCAGAATTTGTTGAAGATTTGCCTCAGGATTTTTCTATAGAATGTGATGCAGTTCCTGCTGCGGAAACCTTAACAGCCATTGATAATTGTGGAAATGCGACAGTTGAAGTTGTAGATGTTAAAATTGATGGCGGTTGTCCAAATAATTATACAATAGAACGTACATGGACTGCGACCGATGAATGTGGATTGACAAAAACTCATATGCAAACAATTACGGTCGAAGATGTTACACCACCTACTTTTGTTGAAAATCTTCCAGCTAGCAATTTGGTAGTGGAGTGTGATAATATTCCTGAAGCGGAAACATTAACGGCCACTGATAATTGTGGTACAGCATCAGTTATAGTAAATGATGTTAGAAATAATGGGGATTGTAATAATAACTACTCCATTATTCGAACTTGGACAGCAACAGATGAATGTGGTCTAACAACCATTCACAACCAAGAAATTACTGTAAGAGATACCACGGCACCAACTTTTGACACGACCATGCCAACAGATGTAACGGTAGAATGCGATAATATTCCAAATGCGCAAACAGTGACAGCTTCTGATAATTGTGGAACAGCTACAGTAGTGGCAACAGACATAACAACACCTGGAGATTGTCCTAACAACTACTCTATAGCTAGAACTTGGACAGCTACCGATGCATGTGGTTTAACCACCTTACATACGCAAACTATTACAGTGCAAGATACTACGGCACCAGTGCCATCAACCACATTTGATATTACCTTGAATGTGAGTTGTACTGCCATTCCTGAGGTTCCAAATTTAGAATTTACCGATAATTGTTCCAATAATGTGACGGTGGTTTTTAATGAAACCAATTCATTTGATGAAAATATACTTTCAGATTACGAGATAGTAAGAACTTGGACCGTTACTGACGAATGTAATATTGAAGCACAGTACACGCAAACCTTAATGGTTGCGCTTGATGAAGTGGTTACTACCGTTGATGCTGGCGACAGATGTTTTGATGATGGTCTTGTAGATTTAAACAATTTCATCATTACAACAAATGACACTGGTGTATGGGAAATTGTTGAAGGCGATTCAGCTGCAATCTTAACAGGAAGTATTCTTGATCCTTCTGGTTTAGAATTGGATGAAGACTTTTTGCCAAATAGTGGCGGCATTGATTACTTGTTTAGATATACTACAACTGAAGCAGGTTGCTTAAGTGTCACAGATGTTTCTCTGAATATTAATGCAGATTGTACGGTATTGCCTTGTGGAGAAAATGATGTGGTCATCTCTAAAGCGGTAACACCAAATGGAGATTTAATGAATGACTCTTTCGATATTACAGGTATTGAATTATGTGGATTCACCGCAGACGTAAAAATCTTTAACCGATGGGGAGCATTAATCTATGAGTCCTCAAGTTATCAAACTGGAGAGAACATGGGTGGTTGGAAAGGCACTGTTAACAAATCGTCTTTAGGAAATGCTGGTCAGGTACCTAATGGGACTTACTATTATATCATAACCTTAAAAGATAGTGGATTGCCTCCGTTTACGGGTCCAGTTTACTTAGGAACCAAATAAAATATTAACCTATGAAACTTATTAAACAGTATATAATAGCTTTTGCGTTGTTTAGTTGTACTATAGGGGTTGCACAACAATTACCGCAATTCACACAGTACATGTACAACACAATCTCTATAAACCCCGCCTATGCAGGTAGTAGAGAAGCATTAAGCGTTGTAGGATTACATAGAAGCCAATGGGTTGGTTTTAAAGGTGGACCAATAACACAAACGCTTTCTGTACATACCCCATTACGAAATGATAGAATTGGTGTTGGCTTATCTTTTATTGAAGATGATTTAGGCCCAGAAAATTTCACGTATTTATACGGTGATTTCTCTTATACCATTCCAACAGGTAAAATTGCCAAACTGGCCTTTGGTTTAAAAGCAGGATTTACACAATACAGTTTGGATGCAGATTTTAGGCAATCAGAAAGTTTAGATGACGTGATTTATGGCATAGAAGACAGATGGACACCAAATATAGGCCTTGGCGTGTATTGGCATACTAACAAATGGTATTTAGGCTTGTCTAGCCCTAGAGTTTTAAACACCGATAAAAACACAGAACAAGGCTTTGAAGCGTTAGATAGATTAAGCTATTATTTTACAGGTGGCTATGTTTTTGACCTAAGTAAAAACCTGAAACTAAAACCAGCCTTTTTAGTTAAAGCCACAAATGGTGCGCCTATATCTTATGATTTGACAGCTAACTTTTTATTTGCTGAAAAATTCTGGTTAG encodes the following:
- a CDS encoding gliding motility-associated C-terminal domain-containing protein translates to MGKHYNNKTLPISVSRLLMLLVTLMITSLGFSQVRVDFEPRTSSNTPSQEVYNIKGDFTMMGNTNLSLVTYGNNTNNNNDMVYVDVDGDTSTWNSSSSTLTLSTENGALPECSNIIYAGLYWTGRAGADEVFTVTKDGGTKTFDKRKVKIKGPTSGSYTEVIASGIYYPSGTDFDLYSAYAEVTDYVIANNGIGEYFVADIAALEGNPDNTGYYGGWGMVVVYENSKMRYRDVTVFDGHAFVDAGIYNYQFDVDGFQAIQNGDVNIKLGVMAGEGDVNVAGDYFEIQRQVDSQFQQLSHSGNSATNFFNSSIVTGGNPRNPNLQNNTGVDIAMFDVPNTNNDIIDNNQTATTFRYGSTRDTYIIFNVTFSVDAYVPESEGVLTTTSINGVPFDPNVPTTPLEPGQDADYGIEIRNTGTEATNNTIITIPLTEAVNPGNLNIDSNVYFTPTVAIPDPFFDESVGPYGAIIWDLGTLPVPDNPDFVLADISFRFTVTTDCAILKNPSFDSTMSVEGSISGVGAISNVVFNTPLIQGYETTGVCVGEPIPTPSIIPIDYANYVNEPPTASDPDPINVQCAAEIPEPDVNVVTDEADNSGILPVVEYVSDDSDGNTCPEIITRTYSVTDDCGNSIEVKQIITISDDIAPVITSAANSLNATLECSDADGIAAALALSPTATDNCSDTVNIVLVSDNIDMDATCPNTYVQTRTWNFTDGCNNVSDNFVQIITIVDNTAPVVVTTVGSLNATLECSDADGIAAALALSPTASDDCSTPNLVLISNETVIDLTCPNAYVQTRIWNFTDGCNNTSEDFVQTITVVDSTPPEIDITNKENIEIECGVGDTQTALTAWLTSNAGATATDNCGDVTWSNNYGADNTVQCNDGAITVTFTAVDACNNASTTTATYLIKDGTAPIISNTAGDLDTTLECSDADGIAAALALSPTASDDCSTANLVLISNETVIDLTCPNAYVQTRIWNFTDGCNNTSEDFVQTITVVDSTPPEIDITNKENIEIECGVGDTQTALTAWLTSNAGATATDNCGDVTWSNNYGADNTVQCNDGAITVTFTAVDACNNASTTTATYLIKDGTAPIISNTAGDLDTTLECSDADGIAAALALSPTASDDCSTANLVLISNETVIDLTCPNAYVQTRIWNFTDGCNNTSEDFVQTITVVDSTPPEIDITNKENIEIECGVGDTQTALTAWLTSNAGATATDNCGDVTWSNNYGADNTVQCNDGAITVTFTAVDACNNASTTTATYLIKDGTAPIISNTAGDLDTTLECSDADGIAAALALSPTASDDCSTPNLVLINNETANDTECPNAYVQTRIWNFVDACGNLSDTFTQTITVVDTTPPTVVFPSNVTAECSDDLSPIAFGTATATDNCDDNPEITFSDVTTDGSCPGSFTITRTWVVTDACGITTTADQIISTSDTTAPEFVEDLPQDFSIECDAVPAAETLTAIDNCGNATVEVVDVKIDGGCPNNYTIERTWTATDECGLTKTHMQTITVEDVTPPTFVENLPASNLVVECDNIPEAETLTATDNCGTASVIVNDVRNNGDCNNNYSIIRTWTATDECGLTTIHNQEITVRDTTAPTFDTTMPTDVTVECDNIPNAQTVTASDNCGTATVVATDITTPGDCPNNYSIARTWTATDACGLTTLHTQTITVQDTTAPVPSTTFDITLNVSCTAIPEVPNLEFTDNCSNNVTVVFNETNSFDENILSDYEIVRTWTVTDECNIEAQYTQTLMVALDEVVTTVDAGDRCFDDGLVDLNNFIITTNDTGVWEIVEGDSAAILTGSILDPSGLELDEDFLPNSGGIDYLFRYTTTEAGCLSVTDVSLNINADCTVLPCGENDVVISKAVTPNGDLMNDSFDITGIELCGFTADVKIFNRWGALIYESSSYQTGENMGGWKGTVNKSSLGNAGQVPNGTYYYIITLKDSGLPPFTGPVYLGTK
- a CDS encoding PorP/SprF family type IX secretion system membrane protein, whose translation is MKLIKQYIIAFALFSCTIGVAQQLPQFTQYMYNTISINPAYAGSREALSVVGLHRSQWVGFKGGPITQTLSVHTPLRNDRIGVGLSFIEDDLGPENFTYLYGDFSYTIPTGKIAKLAFGLKAGFTQYSLDADFRQSESLDDVIYGIEDRWTPNIGLGVYWHTNKWYLGLSSPRVLNTDKNTEQGFEALDRLSYYFTGGYVFDLSKNLKLKPAFLVKATNGAPISYDLTANFLFAEKFWLGGSYRINEQTAAIGGIVDFQISRQLRIGYAYEKPISEINDYSTGSHELLLIYEFKFLSSKLKSPRYF